A stretch of the Solanum dulcamara chromosome 6, daSolDulc1.2, whole genome shotgun sequence genome encodes the following:
- the LOC129891842 gene encoding ADP,ATP carrier protein 1, mitochondrial-like, whose product MGDGSAPPTAFQKIHGHSHLFSLISSHMHSKYAGSYNMTGGYVNEVLRGACMTNCQAANLEIRPLGNPIFIQAPSEEKKANSFVVDFLMGGVSAAVSKTAAAPIERVKLLIQNQDEMIKAGRLSEPYKGISDCFGRTIKDEGMLALWRGNTANVIRYFPTQALNFAFKDYFKRLFNFKKDRDGYWKWFAGNLASGGAAGASSLLFVYSLDYARTRLANDNKAAKKGGERQFNGLVDVYRKTLKSDGIGGLYRGFTISCVGIIVYRGLYFGMYDSLKPVLLVGDMQDSFFASFLLGWGITIGAGLASYPIDTVRRRMMMTSGEAVKYKGSMDAFSQIVKNEGTKSLFKGAGANILRAVAGAGVLAGYDKLQLIMFGKKYGSGGGG is encoded by the exons ATGGGGGATGGTTCAGCTCCTCCAACTGCATTTCAGAAAATACATGGGCATTCACACCTCTTCTCTCTAATATCTTCCCACATGCATTCTAAGTATGCTGGTTCGTACAACATGACTGGTGGATATGTCAATGAAGTTCTACGGGGTGCTTGCATGACGAATTGCCAAGCCGCTAATCTGGAAATCCGACCATTGGGCAATCCTATATTCATACAGGCCCCATCTGAAGAGAAGAAAGCTAACAGTTTCGTTGTGGATTTTCTCATGGGAGGGGTTTCTGCTGCTGTGTCTAAGACAGCTGCAGCTCCAATTGAGAGAGTAAAGCTTTTGATTCAGAATCAGGATGAGATGATAAAAGCTGGTAGACTTTCTGAACCTTATAAAGGGATTTCGGACTGCTTTGGCAGAACTATCAAGGATGAAGGCATGCTTGCTCTTTGGAGAGGCAATACTGCAAATGTCATCAGATACTTCCCCACTCAG GCCTTGAATTTTGCTTTTAAAGATTACTTTAAAAGACTGTTTAATTTCAAGAAAGACAGGGATGGCTACTGGAAGTGGTTTGCAGGAAACTTGGCATCTGGTGGTGCTGCTGGTGCCTCATCCCTTTTGTTTGTGTATTCTTTGGATTATGCAAGAACACGCCTTGCTAATGACAATAAGGCTGCAAAAAAGGGTGGTGAGAGGCAGTTTAATGGTTTGGTTGATGTTTACAGGAAAACTCTCAAATCAGACGGTATTGGTGGGCTTTACCGTGGATTCACCATCTCATGTGTGGGAATCATTGTTTACCGTGGTCTGTACTTTGGAATGTATGATTCACTTAAACCAGTACTTCTAGTTGGTGACATGCAG GATAGTTTTTTTGCGAGTTTCTTGCTGGGATGGGGTATCACTATTGGTGCTGGTTTGGCTTCTTACCCAATTGATACAGTGCGTAGAAGAATGATGATGACTTCTGGAGAAGCAGTCAAGTACAAGGGTTCAATGGATGCCTTTTCTCAGATTGTTAAGAATGAAGGCACTAAATCCCTCTTCAAAGGTGCTGGAGCAAACATTCTACGTGCTGTTGCTGGTGCAGGTGTTCTAGCTGGGTACGATAAGCTGCAGCTCATTATGTTTGGAAAGAAATATGGATCTGGTGGCGGTGGTTAA